atctcagagcgtgtgtgtttgtttgggtcacacacacacgcggccctGTTTGAGGAGCGGTAGCTttttgcggtgtgtgtgtgtggctgtcgGATGATGAAGTGTTTTCTCCGCTGCGATAATGAACTCTGAGCGAgtacggcgaggaggaggaggaggaggaggaggaggaggaggaggaggcgcaggtGTATTTGGCAAGCCGACCGACAGcccccccagacacacacacacacacacacactgtgagaaTGATGCTTTCAGCGTTTACTAGGAAGAGAAGGATTAAGATCACTTCTCccacattgtttgttttaacctttttgtttattccttTGGTTTCTCACCATTATTATTAACTTTTATGCTTTTTAGACTTTTATATGATGCACAGTTTTTATTATCGGTGctaaacaatataaaaaaatgaaatgaaacgtttgtgtttcatttttttacagcatTTCACACACAGCCGTTGTAAATGCCTCGATGAAAAAGATCCACACAAAAAGTGCAGCAGTAATAAAACAGATTACTGGAGAAGGTCACTATTAACTAATAAAACATTCTGAgatcacaataaataaatgtcactgatCCAACTGCACATTTGGAATTTGCCGCaaacaggtttaaaaaaataaatataaaaacagacCAAGATgatgttttcaggctgaagcaccaaaaaacaaaaatcgaTACTCTATTTGTTTTACTATTCTCCGTGTCCCATAATGAAATCCATTAGCTTATTAAATAGATCTTACATCCTAACTGCCCACATCTTCTAAACTAAACACATCGAGTCTGCAGGCTTTCTGTTATAAAACGTTATAAAACTCAAATTCAAATCGATTTCTGTGTTCTGCCCCTTTTTGTTGATACTCAAGCATTTTTCttaggggattttttttatcaaaggaaaacaatacttgatgggaaaaaactaagaaaaaaaagcctctttaaTGGCACATCCACAAACCAAAAGCTTAAGGCACATAAACCGTCCACTCAACAGCTGCCGTCAAATTGAAATGACAGTGTTTGAAGTTTCTTTTGCAAACTGGTCCTTGCATTTTTCAAACCGAGCtggcagaaaaacacacaaatacagaaatgtcTTGTTAAATATCCTAAACTGATCTGACTTTGACTTCATAGTAACAAAGTGAGagtgaaaatagtttttttggggccttcaaactgtggaCCAATTCCACCAAATAGCAGTTTCGTCCCTCTATAACTCACAGAAGTCATCGCTGCAGCATCTTCGCCTGGCCGTGCCAAACGCTAAACAAGCCTGCCGGTGCAGAACTGAAGGCCGGTGAACTCAAAACGTGCGTTCTCTCATTGCATCATTCGCATCTGATGCGTCTAAAGCGCGCGTGGTCACCAAGCGCCGTCCACGCCTCCCGAAAGGAAGCGACAGACAGCGAGCGAGCGGCCCGGCTGCCCGCACTAGCAGCGCAGATGtcactaaataaaatatttcataatCCTGCCCAAATCCTCtaatcaccatgacaacaggcAGCAGGGAGCCAGAGAGTGGTGGTGTGTCGGCCCCCccccattttcttttctctttcctcccttttttttttttagtggaaTTCAGGTCCGCGCCGTCGCTCTTCATCCTTAATATTACAACATTACAAAGGAAAACCTTTCGTTGATTTTTACGGGGAGAAACAGCTGTTCTCCCCCCCGTTTGCCCACGATCGTAGCACGACCTGACGGCAGTGCAAGGGCAGCGATGGCGAGCCCGCTCGCTCGCCCCCGAGAGGACGCGCCCGGAGACGAGCAAGACTTTGAGATGAATTATGGAATACCTcgagatttcttcttcttcttctagtgTTTGTAAGTGAGTGTGTCATAAGGTGTGAACTGTTCACAAGgtgcagagacgcacacaccGGCCCGCCTGCTTCTCAACGCTGATAGGACAATGGAGGTGATGACCTCATGGGGTGAAAGGACCTGTTGCCTGGTAACAGTGTGGCTAacagcgagagggggggggggttatcagATCACCGgcattgtgaatgtgtgtgtgtgcgtttatatATCGACCAGTGTTGCAAGGTAAGGGACACAATGACGGTGATTTAAAGTAGAGAACTACACGTGTACGGCGTgcgtgtagttgtgtgtgtacgtgatTTATTACATCATACAGGCAAATACACACACGTCGCGGCCTGTGTAAACACTTCCTGCGGCGGGTTTGCATGTAATGCATTTTACCGGTTCTCTTGCGGCTTACTTGAGTGTATGAGGCAGACATTAATATTtaactccctctctttctctctggctGTCTGCAGGTATTCGGCCCCAGATTATGAATGGCCCTATGCACCCACGCCCCCTGGTGGCGCTGTTGGACGGGCGCGACTGCACTGTGGAGATGCCCATCCTCAAGGATCTGGCCACCGTGGCCTTCTGTGACGCCCAGTCCACACAGGAGATCCATGAAAAGGTAGACATTATCATCTTGGGCTTTTTATTTCTAAGCCAATTCTAGCAGCCTTTCTCGCTTTGAAtagttgtttgatttttttttttcgtgcttCAAACAATCTGGAAGGTGTAGACAATGAGTCAAGAGTGGAAACGTTCCTCTATGTCACTGAAATAAGTAGAGCGGAGAATTAACAGAATGATGTGTCGGGAAAATACGTTTAAACCGTTTGTTTCCTGAGACTCCTACAGTTATAAACTTGtgttcttattttgaaaggttttAGCCTCCCAATGGAAATGTGGTCACATGTTCGATAGCAGCTTTCAAAAACATGTCACTTTCTGAAAGAGATAACATCAAGCAAAGGCATGgaattaaatacacacatatttattcTAATCAATTAATTGTCTATGTGACAcagaattaaaacataaaacaagttCTCACCTATTAGCATCTTTGGAAATAGTGTGAGAGCAGGTTgaaggctcacacacacacacacacacacacacacacacacacacacacacacacacatcgttatATGGACATAATAAGTGTGATTCTTGAATAATTTGTCTTCAGTTGAGCGCAGAAGAATCTTCTTCCGCGTTTCCTCCTCTgtaatgttttaataataattcgGCCCACTGGCTTGTTCCACTCTCCCAGTTCAGCTATAATGGTTTCATCATGACTAATCCCACTTGGTGCTGAAGTGCTGCTTTGTtaaataaggaggaggaggaggctgctaaTAGAAATGCAGTATAATTGTTCTGAGGCCGAGTGGGTGAAACATTTGTCTTATTTTACTGCATATTGCTGGAGCCGCTCTGAAGCAATTTCACAATCCAAGCTGGGTCTGTCTCTTCACGCAGAGGTTAGCAGGCTTCCACTTTACGTCCCATTCAATTCACAGAGGTTGGAAGAAATGCaagaatctatttttttttttaaacttatatccttttctttctccctttaatttcactcacacacacacacacacacacacacacacacacacacacacacacacacacacacacacacacacacacacaagctatcTCTGTCCAGTAAGCGCTCTGGTAGTGAATGCATTACACATACCAGGACCCATCTGGGAGAAGAGATGTTGGCTTTGTTCCCGCAACTATAACGGCACAGCAGAGGGTACAGATGGGGCACgctacgcacgcacacagacacacacacgcacacacacacacacacacacacgcacacacttgccaaaagcctcactGGAAGTTTCAGTTAGGGGAGTACTGTTCACACAGGCGCGAGTCAACATACTTGCACGCGGCTGTCTTCCTGCAGATGCAGCGATTAAGGAATCGGTCACTCAGAAGTCGGTTCTCTGTTTGAAGTGCCGGCCGGCGGGGACCTGCAGAGCCAAAAGGCACTCGTGGTCTAATGGATACCGATACAGTGACGTcctcggggggcggggggatataaaatgtgtttttcacgcGGTTTTGACATTGCCGTATCAACGATCGGGGTCCTAAGTGCACTGCAAATGTCAGCCACAGAGGAGGATGATGTATATCTCACTCATGCAGAAAATACTTCACCAATCGGGACGCGCTGAGAGAAATGGAGCAAAACATCACTTTGTCATACTGGCTTTTTTGATCTGATAGTTAACCGCCGGAAAGTAATGAAACAAAAGATACTagttatgttttaataaaattcACCAACTTTGATATTCTATTAGTTAGCATTATGAAATGGTTTGATATTTTGGACAATAAGCTTTTAGAGCTTGAGTTATCGTAGCATAGTGACAGACACTAAAGCCCACGGTCCTATATTTGTCTTTCTACACTCATGTCACAGATGAATCTCCGTAAGTATTTCCTTGAGGCTTCATAAATGTCCCATTACACGGCCAGAGAATCGCTTGCCGCCTTTCCCCAGAGCTCCGAGCGCTCGGCGTCGTCGTTCCCGATCCCTCGCTGGAGGCTGTGGCCTCGCACGAGCAGCGTCACATGTAACGTTTCACACGGCAGCGCAAAGCGCGGAGGAGTTATTCCATTTAATTAGCATAACAGAAGAACCCGCTTTCTCACTTTTTCCACGCCGGGTGAACCCGCCTCTCAGCTCGTTTCCTTTCGCTCAGCAGTCGGCGGTGATTTTCAGCCGCTggctggatggatgggggggtgCACGAGGAGAGCTTTGACCTTGAATTAAGCGTCCAGCTCTGGCCGCGGCTCGCTCCAATGAGAAACGTTGCATGGAAATTCATGGCCTTGCTAATCTGGCTGggtttagagggggggggggggggggagggaagcgaGCAAGCGGGTTGTGAATCAGCTCTCCGGGTCTCTGCGCAGCTCTCCGTCTACTTCATGGTCCCGTCCGCGGTCGGTTTGAATGTGAGAGTGTGACAAATGGCGAGGAAGTCgttgcaaacacacagacaggcgCTCATAAACAATCAATTTGCATTTAGATGAAGGAAAGCGGACATGAACCTGCGGACCAACGGGGGCTGGCGACGGCTCTTATTCAAGTTCCTCACACGTGACGCGGGAGGGGGAGACGAGTGAATGCAGTTTTAATCCCTCCCGCGTGCCTCCGATGATTATTGAGGGAatgccgatgatgatgatgatgatggacgaGGGTGACGGTGATGCTgatgcctcctcctctgtgatgtcCCTCAGGTGCTGAACGAGGCGGTAGGGGCCATGATGTACCACACCATCACCCTCACCAGAGAGGACTTGGAGAAGTTCAAGGCGCTGCGCATCGTCATCCGCATCGGCAGCGGCTACGACAACATTGACATCAAGGCTGCGGGCGAGCTTGGTGAGACCCGGGGGGGGCGATGCgagagggaggaagatgagATGTGAAAGGGGATGTTGTTCAGGAGCCGGCAGTCATCGATTATCCCTCGTTTTTAGTTAGGTTTTATCTGCCCTTATGGAGACAGAAataatgcattgtgggtaaaggtGGTGCACGTTTGGATGGGGGCCAAACCAAACTCTGCTCGCTTTATTGACTCAacataaataacacatggagCAGGAGTTATTACATAGTGTTAACAGAATATGTAATGCTGATTGCATATGCAGAGCAGATGCTCCCACTGATATGAAACCCGACCTAATATTCCCATTTGGCCCCTTTGGCATATGTTTGCTGTGAGAGCCGGATTTAGTGTGATATCCTAATTATTGTCGTTTGTGGTAATGTATCTTAGTTTGCTGACATACATTTTTGGAGAAGTGCACTTTTCATCGGCATAATTAGCAGTTTTAATTATCTTCTTATCCTTCACAGTTCTGGTTTATACGcagtgcatttttatttttttgcagggTCATAAAGCACAAGATTTTCCTCCTAATTATTTTGTAACTAATCAACTACAGCTACAGTAATTCCAACCAGTTATCATACCTTTTTAAATCGGGGAAGCGATTACTTTGCTAGTAACAGGCTGTGTGTCCTCCAGTTTCTTCACTTTTCTCCGCCCTCTGACCTTCCCGCAGGCATCGCGGTGTGTAACATCCCCTCGGCAGCTGTAGAAGAGACGGCGGACTCGACGCTTTGTCACATCCTCAACCTGTACCGGCGAAACACCTGGCTGTACCAGGCTCTCCGGGAGGGCACGCGGGTCCAGAGCGTGGAGCAGATCCGGGAGGTGGCGTCGGGGGCGGCCAGGATCCGAGGAGAGACGCTCGGCCTCATCGGGTTCGGtgagctcctcctctccttttagGCAATGGGTCGATTCCTTCAATTGGCTGCgactttacactttttaaatgaaatggttTCTAATGGAGCTTCCTTCAGTGCTTCGGTACTTTGTATCAGTCGGTTGCTAATTATCCATTCGTTACATTTTTACCGTGTTTCCAGGTTATAAATTTGATTAACTCGCTTTACTTAATTATTTTCGGGAACTCGCCCAAAACACTATTTTCATTATTGACTAATCTACAAACCTGCTGTCGGCTCTGCCAAGCTGGACACGAGCCCGGTGATGCTTTGAGCTTATTGTTAACATCATAATGCCAAAAAGCCCCCAGTGACAATCCTGAAATCATGTCTAACATTTGCTAACTAGCATTAaacttaaatgtaaaaaaaaataagattttCTTCTGTATTTGgttataaaaaacaaatcaacattcAAATTGGAATGTGATGATACGTGACGATGTCATGCGACGAACTGAACCCTCCGTGCTTGCGTCAGGTCGCTCGGGCCAGGCGGTGGCCATGCGGGCCAAGGCGTTCGGCTTCAACGTGATCTTCTACGACCCCTACCTCCAGGACGGCTTGGAGCGCTCGCTGGGCGTCCAGCGGGTCTACACGCTGCAGGACCTGCTCTACCAGAGCGACTGCGTCTCCCTGCACTGCAACCTGAACGAACACAACCACCACCTCATCAACGACTTCACCATCAAACAGGCAAAGTGTGATTGTACATCTCAACCCTTGAGTGATGAAAGACACGCGAACTTGCTGTTGCTTTCTCGCATTAATTGAGATGTGAGACCGAAAGCTTCCAACTTATCCCAAAACTGATGAAGCTTGATTAGCGGATAAGTTCCTGCTCGTTATCCTGCTGAAGCAATTTGCACATTGTCTTCAATGGACTCCCGGAGATTTAACTCATCGGGATGTCATGTGACTCGGCCACCGCCGTTCCCGTCCTGCCGGCGCTGCTTTGTTTGCAACTTCCAATTATGGGCTGTTTTAACAAGCTTGTAATGAGTGGAAAGAGAAAAgattaaaaccaaaaaaacCAGCACATGCAACGACGCGGAGGCGTTTGAAGAACCTCTAATGGGTGCATATATTAGGGGTGGGTGGTGGCGCGGCGCCGTTGGTGGGAAGATTCCCTGTAATCAGTTTGTTCTTTCTCTCAGTTTTGTCGCGCTCAGGGCAATGTGACCCAAACATgccgaagtgtgtgtgtgtgtgtgtgttcttgggcctttacttctctttttttggggggaattctTACGTGTTTGTTTcggtaaaaatgtaaacaagtaGTTTAGACGCATAAAGAATATTTAATATGATCTAGTTGACGTAAGAAAATGTGGTGCGGtttgaatgttattttaatgcagCACATCACACCTATAGATCAGTTCTTTAAAATGATCAATGGAAGAAATACTCTTTTATCCACTGTCTCTTCTCCTGATTCCCTGCTGCCACCTGCAGGAAATACATTTAACTGTTGTCCGTCTTAAATCCACTAGTTTTATAACAATCTAATATATTGGTGTCAAGTTAAAGATGACGTAAGTTCGTCGTTGAGTCCCATTTGCTCAGTGTCATTTTAAATGTCCCTGTTTTTTAAAGACTTTTGTGTCACTTATGTGTTGAGCTTTTATAAAATGTCGTCCCATGCAGCACTGAGCCAATGACAGCCCCTCTCAGTGGGGGCCGGATCTCAAAGCCACACACATTAATCGCTGATATTATTActgagttttttcttctttccgtGTCCGTAGATGCGTCAAGGAGCTTTTCTGGTCAACTCGGCACGGGGGGGTCTGGTGGATGAGAAAGCTCTGGCTCAGGCCCTGAAAGAGGGCCGGATACGGGGAGCTGCCTTGGACGTTCACGAGTCAGAGCCTTTCAGGTGAACACAGCAGACAATGTTCACAAATATATGTGTGAGGAATATTGTCAACGCACGTGTGCATAAACTCCCCAAAGATATCACAACTGGTTTAAAGGGaatctctgtttctctttctctgcacagTTTTTCCCAAGGGGCTCTGAAAGACGCCCCCAACTTGATCTGCACCCCCCACACGGCCTGGTACAGCGAGCAGGCGTCCCTGGAGATGAGAGAGGCCGCCGCCACGGAAATACGGCGGGCCATCACAGGTacgccccccccgcctccaccccTGCCGCCGCTCGTGCATTTCTGGGGTCGCCGTGCTCACCCATGTTCCCCTCTCGCCCCGACACGCAGGCCGCATTCCCGACAGCCTCCGGAACTGCATCAACAAGGAGTTCTTTGTGACCTCGGCGCCGTGGGGGatgatggagcagcagcagcagcagcagcctcaagTTCACCCGGAGATGAACGGTGCCACCTACAGGTAGGAGGGGGgcgaggctggggggggggggggtctacactgAGGCTCAACGCGCGCGGGATGGAGACGGGGGTGTATAGCCCAGATGTTCACATGATGTATGTTTGCCACACAATTCGTTCTTTTTGCGGCGCGGGTCGAAGTCGGGCCGAGTGAACTAATCCCTTGTTGAGTTCAGGTTCTCCACATTGTCTCAACCAGAATGAACTGCTTCTCTCACACAGCCGAATGAACCAAACCATGGTACAGGCCATAGCAACGGGGGGAATGCAGGACAAATTATATACCTAATTCTCGACCAGGTAAATGAACGCTGCCGCTGCCGGCCCACAGGTCAGAGCaaaatgaatgacatcattgatagCAAACAAACAAGTCCCATTGaaatctgtgccccccccccacactccccccgcactccctccttttctgcttcacacTCACATGTCCTGTAACTGTGCCCCCTCCAACCAGCATCTCATTAATCCACTAAACCATTATTAACATGGGGACATTATCAAGGAAGTGGACATGCGTTTAACGCTGCATCTAAGAATCACTCTGCAGTCAGAAGGGAATTAGATTGCGTCATTCaggtaaagaaagaaagtaatCTTTTTCATAACGCTCTGCAACAGACCTGGGATATTGTGATTTTCTTATGTTCAGACAAGAATTTCCCTTTCAGATCCCTGTAATGAAGGATCAGTTCAcccaaattataaaaaaaataagagaagTCACGTGGGTTCCGTTATTTGCAAGCAAACATGTATAAATATTCCTTTTCCTTGTAAATCCAGATTGTTTTCCAAGGTTTGCGCGTGAATCCAGCATCTGTTTACAGAAAtgaccacaaaacaaacacatcgttcaaatatttttgaaatTTGGGTGAATGACCCCTTTAAATCCTTCCTTAATCCAGATTAGGACCTCTAACATTCTCACGTAATGCCTCGACCCTGCAGCGCTCCTTGTTAAGTCATGTGATGTTTGCTAAATCTTTAGTTTCATCGAGCTGATGATGACAAAGTTGTTTTATATTCCAACATCATCAGTATgtaatttgttgttttaattgacAATTTTAGCCATTTCATGTGTTGATTTGGTATCAAATATTATTTCAGGTAACTGATAATTCATCAGCAGAAATTTtccagcatttgttttttttgggccattttgtaaaataaaaacgtccgctttcagtttttctttgttcttgttcACCAGCTGAtcttctcctttccttctgCAGATTCCCTCCTGGCTTGGTGGGTGTCGCCCCCGGCGGGATTCCCGGACCTCTGGAGGGGTTGGTGCCTGGGGGGTTGCCCATCGCCCACACCCTGCCCCCCGGTATCCATCCGTCACAGGCCACCTCCCCCAACCAACACTCCAAACATGGCGACCACATGAGAGAGCACATGACTGAGCCGTAGGGCGGCCGGTGTAACCGAGCAGGCGGCTaaaaccacacacgcacacgcacacacacacacacacacacacacacacacacacacacacacacagcaactctAAAAGCATCCGGGTGTACGCTTGACTTCAGTCCATCTGAACCCAGCAGCAGAACCGCTGGTGTGAAACCACTGCGCCCGAGTGAGGACAGCGGGTGTTTAATGCCGCCACGGCGAGACGGAGCATCACTCGGGAAACCTTCTCCTCCCGCCTATCTGTTCCCGTTGATTTCATTGATTCCGTTTTGATCctagttttttgggggggaacagggggggggtttatgggAGATTCCTCCTGACTTTTGGGACACGTTGACATTTCGACGTGCCGGACggaaatctgacccttgcttcTCGGTTTGAAGGAAGCGCTCGGAGGGAAAGTGACTTCACAAACACTCGATCGAGCCTCCgtttccgcctcctcctcctcttcctcctcctcctcctcctcctcttcctcctcgctcgTTAATTACACCCATCTCTGTGCAAACATGTCTGTTactaggttttttttttatatacctTCCTGTGTTTATCCTATATTATGTGTTTCTGTTGCAGGTGAATATTTCTTTGTCGGTTCTCCAGTGGGGGGAAACGGATTTATGGGTTTAGCGGAGAACAAAAGTCAGCTGACGAACAACAGCAGCGTCTTCTGTCTCCATCCGAAACGTGGACGTGGTCATTGCTCGTCCCTGCATGTTGTGTGGTTGGTTGGCCCCTGAATGTAGAGACGAGATTCAGAGCATTAGATCCGGTTTCCAGTTCTTAAAGTAAAAGTGacacttttaaaacaaaagcaacaaagaaaaaaggatagAGACTGTACATGAAACTTGTCACACCGATTCAATATTGCTGATGAAACATTTCCAACTGTGCTGAACTGAGGTACCTTCAATATTTGGTTATTGTCATGAACTGTGTCACAAATATTTGCCTCTGAGGGACTTACAACACCAGCTagcgaggaaaaacaaaaacagtaaatGTCTTACTGACTCAGGAAGGAATGATCAACCCCCACAAATATCCCCCACTCAAAACAGAAAGCGGAGAAACTGGATTATTGCTTTTTCGTGTCTCCACGTCTGTCTCcgttgtgattttattttttttcatatatcaaatgtacgtttttttGATGTTCAAGGTTTTTCGGCCCTGTCAGATTCGTATTGCCTCGTTAAATGTTCTTATAATCATCGTCTTACGTGAGCGTCCCCGGCCTCTCCCGTTTATAGTTTTCTTCCGCTTTGTTTTCCTGCTCTAATGAAAGACCCCGGTGACGCCAGCAGGAGACGGCTGCTGGCAGGTTGTTTGGTTTTTAGTgttgagtgtttgtgttttttcttgtacAAGGTGAACATATAGCATACCGTGCAGctggaaacaataaataaaaacttaCTGTCCTGATTGATGATTGGCTCTGTGAAACATTCGTGggatattctttttttcacatttttttacagTTATTTAAAAGATACTTAAAAATCCTTGTTACGGGGTTTTCAAAGTCTGACGCTGTCAATGTCAGTTATGTCGAGGAATATTTATTGTGCAACAATCATAAAAAAGGTTCATAATGATAGCTTTTGTCACTCCTATTATTCTTATTTGCTAGATAATCATGCTTTAACCTTTGAAAATACCCATCATTCTTGTTTACAGGCTGTGTTTTGTGTAAATCATGCGGAGTTGCTTGAGCCccgtttttctcctttttttaacctATTATTGTTAGCTGTTTGGCAAATTGACatcaataaaagtaaaatgattAGCTATTAGCAGTTCCTGTTTGCAATGTACCCATTAATATACCGACAACCGTCACTGGATAACTTTGATACTGTAGAAATCAAATAAACGTGCTGATTCTGAAGTTCTGGAGTTAAAAGTCTTTCAATTATTCTAAGCAGATTTAGGACATTTGATTTGCGATGGACATAAGAGATGATGATGGAAAAGTTGTACTTACTAAAACTACATTAACCCACTTGGGGCTGTTATCAAGCTTGCAGCTCTCAACTGCTT
This portion of the Gasterosteus aculeatus chromosome 6, fGasAcu3.hap1.1, whole genome shotgun sequence genome encodes:
- the ctbp2a gene encoding C-terminal-binding protein 2a isoform X5, translated to MALVDKHKVKRQRLDKICEGIRPQIMNGPMHPRPLVALLDGRDCTVEMPILKDLATVAFCDAQSTQEIHEKVLNEAVGAMMYHTITLTREDLEKFKALRIVIRIGSGYDNIDIKAAGELGIAVCNIPSAAVEETADSTLCHILNLYRRNTWLYQALREGTRVQSVEQIREVASGAARIRGETLGLIGFGRSGQAVAMRAKAFGFNVIFYDPYLQDGLERSLGVQRVYTLQDLLYQSDCVSLHCNLNEHNHHLINDFTIKQMRQGAFLVNSARGGLVDEKALAQALKEGRIRGAALDVHESEPFSFSQGALKDAPNLICTPHTAWYSEQASLEMREAAATEIRRAITGRIPDSLRNCINKEFFVTSAPWGMMEQQQQQQPQVHPEMNGATYSRMNQTMVQAIATGGMQDKLYT
- the ctbp2a gene encoding C-terminal-binding protein 2a isoform X3, yielding MALVDKHKVKRQRLDKICEGIRPQIMNGPMHPRPLVALLDGRDCTVEMPILKDLATVAFCDAQSTQEIHEKVLNEAVGAMMYHTITLTREDLEKFKALRIVIRIGSGYDNIDIKAAGELGIAVCNIPSAAVEETADSTLCHILNLYRRNTWLYQALREGTRVQSVEQIREVASGAARIRGETLGLIGFGRSGQAVAMRAKAFGFNVIFYDPYLQDGLERSLGVQRVYTLQDLLYQSDCVSLHCNLNEHNHHLINDFTIKQMRQGAFLVNSARGGLVDEKALAQALKEGRIRGAALDVHESEPFSFSQGALKDAPNLICTPHTAWYSEQASLEMREAAATEIRRAITGRIPDSLRNCINKEFFVTSAPWGMMEQQQQQQPQVHPEMNGATYRFPPGLVGVAPGGIPGPLEGLVPGGLPIAHTLPPGIHPSQATSPNQHSKHGDHMREHMTEP
- the ctbp2a gene encoding C-terminal-binding protein 2a isoform X4 → MWRQHFPGIRPQIMNGPMHPRPLVALLDGRDCTVEMPILKDLATVAFCDAQSTQEIHEKVLNEAVGAMMYHTITLTREDLEKFKALRIVIRIGSGYDNIDIKAAGELGIAVCNIPSAAVEETADSTLCHILNLYRRNTWLYQALREGTRVQSVEQIREVASGAARIRGETLGLIGFGRSGQAVAMRAKAFGFNVIFYDPYLQDGLERSLGVQRVYTLQDLLYQSDCVSLHCNLNEHNHHLINDFTIKQMRQGAFLVNSARGGLVDEKALAQALKEGRIRGAALDVHESEPFSFSQGALKDAPNLICTPHTAWYSEQASLEMREAAATEIRRAITGRIPDSLRNCINKEFFVTSAPWGMMEQQQQQQPQVHPEMNGATYRFPPGLVGVAPGGIPGPLEGLVPGGLPIAHTLPPGIHPSQATSPNQHSKHGDHMREHMTEP
- the ctbp2a gene encoding C-terminal-binding protein 2a isoform X6 — encoded protein: MNGPMHPRPLVALLDGRDCTVEMPILKDLATVAFCDAQSTQEIHEKVLNEAVGAMMYHTITLTREDLEKFKALRIVIRIGSGYDNIDIKAAGELGIAVCNIPSAAVEETADSTLCHILNLYRRNTWLYQALREGTRVQSVEQIREVASGAARIRGETLGLIGFGRSGQAVAMRAKAFGFNVIFYDPYLQDGLERSLGVQRVYTLQDLLYQSDCVSLHCNLNEHNHHLINDFTIKQMRQGAFLVNSARGGLVDEKALAQALKEGRIRGAALDVHESEPFSFSQGALKDAPNLICTPHTAWYSEQASLEMREAAATEIRRAITGRIPDSLRNCINKEFFVTSAPWGMMEQQQQQQPQVHPEMNGATYRFPPGLVGVAPGGIPGPLEGLVPGGLPIAHTLPPGIHPSQATSPNQHSKHGDHMREHMTEP